In one window of Blattabacterium sp. (Cryptocercus punctulatus) str. Cpu DNA:
- a CDS encoding bifunctional 5,10-methylenetetrahydrofolate dehydrogenase/5,10-methenyltetrahydrofolate cyclohydrolase: MTQLLNGNRLAIEIRKEISKEIDKNIRNKKKRIPHLGIILLGNNSSSLIYVNSKIKECKNLGIQSTLVHLTVEISELELLKEIQKMNENSLIDGFIIQLPIPKHINTDNIILAINPKKDVDGFHPENFGKMALNMNTFLPATALGILVLLERYKIKISGKNTVVIGRSRIVGRPISILMSRKNYLGNSTVTLTHSYTKNIENYTKNADIIIISVGIPGYLTGKMIKKGAIIIDVGINKVKNKKKFILKGDVDFNSVYGKASYLTPVPGGVGPMTRIMLIKNILIAAALNNKKK, encoded by the coding sequence ATGACCCAATTATTAAATGGAAATCGTTTAGCAATTGAAATAAGAAAAGAAATTTCTAAGGAAATAGATAAAAATATACGAAATAAAAAAAAACGAATTCCTCATCTTGGAATTATTTTATTAGGAAATAATAGTTCCAGTCTAATATATGTCAATAGTAAAATAAAAGAATGCAAAAATCTTGGAATACAATCAACTTTAGTACATCTAACTGTAGAAATTTCCGAATTGGAATTATTAAAAGAAATTCAAAAAATGAATGAAAATTCTTTAATAGATGGTTTTATTATACAATTACCTATTCCAAAACATATCAATACGGATAATATCATTTTAGCAATTAATCCAAAAAAAGATGTAGATGGATTTCACCCCGAAAATTTTGGAAAAATGGCTTTGAATATGAATACTTTTTTACCCGCTACTGCATTAGGAATATTAGTTCTTTTAGAAAGATATAAAATAAAAATTTCTGGTAAAAATACTGTAGTAATTGGAAGAAGTCGTATTGTAGGAAGACCTATTAGTATCTTGATGAGTAGAAAAAATTATCTTGGAAATAGCACTGTAACACTGACACATAGTTATACTAAAAATATTGAAAACTATACGAAAAATGCAGATATAATTATAATTTCTGTTGGAATTCCCGGTTATTTAACAGGAAAAATGATTAAAAAAGGAGCTATCATTATAGATGTTGGCATTAATAAAGTAAAAAATAAAAAAAAATTTATTTTAAAAGGAGACGTTGATTTTAATAGCGTTTATGGAAAAGCTTCTTATCTTACACCTGTCCCAGGTGGAGTTGGTCCTATGACCCGAATTATGCTTATAAAAAATATTTTAATAGCTGCCGCATTAAATAACAAAAAAAAATAA
- the hisIE gene encoding bifunctional phosphoribosyl-AMP cyclohydrolase/phosphoribosyl-ATP diphosphatase HisIE produces the protein MKYIKKKINFKKGLIPVIVQDSKTSKVLMLGYMNQESYKKSIEEKKVIFYSRSKKRLWKKGEISHNYLLIKDILIDCDKDTLLIKANPTGPICHNGSDTCWKEINKMNFLFHLENIISNRINKKYKNSYIFQLFQKGINKISQKLGEEAIEMIIESKDNDKHFFLNESADLLFHYLILLHKKGISIQEIINILEERHLKNEKKELINI, from the coding sequence ATGAAGTACATTAAAAAAAAAATAAATTTTAAAAAAGGATTAATTCCCGTTATTGTTCAAGATTCAAAAACTAGTAAAGTTTTAATGCTTGGTTATATGAATCAAGAATCCTATAAAAAAAGTATTGAAGAAAAAAAAGTTATTTTTTATAGTAGATCTAAAAAAAGATTGTGGAAAAAAGGAGAAATTAGTCATAATTATCTTTTAATTAAAGATATATTAATTGATTGTGATAAAGATACTTTATTGATTAAAGCAAATCCTACAGGTCCCATTTGCCATAATGGATCGGATACTTGTTGGAAAGAAATAAATAAAATGAATTTTTTATTTCATTTAGAAAATATAATCTCTAATAGAATAAATAAAAAATATAAAAATTCTTATATTTTTCAACTATTTCAAAAAGGAATTAATAAAATATCTCAAAAATTAGGGGAAGAAGCCATAGAAATGATTATTGAATCTAAAGATAATGATAAACATTTTTTTTTAAATGAATCTGCAGATTTATTATTTCATTATCTTATTCTTTTACATAAAAAAGGAATTTCCATACAAGAAATTATAAATATTTTAGAAGAAAGACATTTAAAAAATGAAAAAAAAGAATTAATAAATATTTAA